Part of the Candidatus Brocadia sinica JPN1 genome, ACCCCCATGGTTTCAGACCATTGGCGTTGGGAAGGTTGAACGATGGCTATGTAATGGCCTCCGAAACCTGTGCCATGGACCAGGTGGGGGCAGAATATATTCGGGATATCAATCCGGGTGAGGCGGTTTATATTGATAAAGACGGGATTCGAAGCGAATATTATTGCTCCCAGAAATATATTAAACCTGCCTTTTGTGTATTTGAACTGGTATACTTTTCAAGACCCGACAGCAAAATCTATGGCGAAAGCGTGCACCTATTTCGCAAGAAATTGGGGGCCAAACTCGCCGAGGAATCACCTGTCGATGCCGATGTGGTTATTTCTGTTCCTGAAGGGGGGAATTCTGCAGCAATCGGATATTCTCATGCCTCAGGAATACCCTTTGATAGGGGGTTTATCCGTAACCATTACGTGGGTCGGACTTTTATTTTGCCTGAGCAGGACCGGCGACACCGCATCGTGGAGCTTAAACTAAATGCCTTAAAAGAAACGGTGGAAGGGAAACGGGTTATTGTTATCGATGACTCCATTGTAAGAGGGACGACGTCAAAGTCACGGTTTGGGTTATTGCGGAAGGCTGGAGCAAAGGAGATCCATGTCAGGATCAGTTGCCCGCCGCATCGGTATCCCTGTTATTACGGAATCGATTTCCAAAAAAAGGGGAACTTATTGCGGCTAATCGCACATCAGAAGAAATTCGACAATTTTTAAACGTCGAGAGTCTCAGTTATCTTAGTGTTGAGGGGATGATGAGTTGTACGACGCAGCCTCGACAACACTTCTGCAACGCCTGTTTTACCAGTCACTATCCAACCCCCATTGATGAGGATACAAAGAAACTTACAGAAAGAAAACAATAAGAAAAGTGTATTTTTCAGAAAATAAGATGAATTTAATAGAACGTTAAACGAATAAATGCTTATCAACCCCCTTTACCT contains:
- the purF gene encoding amidophosphoribosyltransferase — protein: MSDVKEYCGLFGIYGCEDAAERVYYGLYSLQHRGEESAGIASTDGKDIICHKGMGLVSEVIKPPMLKSLKNPIAIGHVRYSTIGSSNIGNAQPLVVDYYKGKVAVAHNGQLTNAKRLREEFEANGSIFHTTSDTEVIVHLMAKPLHMMQKNLSLLLQQLRGSFSLLFLTPDEMVGVRDPHGFRPLALGRLNDGYVMASETCAMDQVGAEYIRDINPGEAVYIDKDGIRSEYYCSQKYIKPAFCVFELVYFSRPDSKIYGESVHLFRKKLGAKLAEESPVDADVVISVPEGGNSAAIGYSHASGIPFDRGFIRNHYVGRTFILPEQDRRHRIVELKLNALKETVEGKRVIVIDDSIVRGTTSKSRFGLLRKAGAKEIHVRISCPPHRYPCYYGIDFQKKGNLLRLIAHQKKFDNF